In the Telopea speciosissima isolate NSW1024214 ecotype Mountain lineage chromosome 2, Tspe_v1, whole genome shotgun sequence genome, one interval contains:
- the LOC122653249 gene encoding protein kinase PINOID-like, translating into MFEFLPESECENSSETLNSSQSSMSSESCSSLGRLSFDALEIPAKTSSQSSSENLKLKPHRSSDSAWEAIRLASSGRKEGLNYRDFKLVRLIGSGDLGHVYLCRLRSSCSGEGSCFYAMKVVDKEALVLKKKIERSETEKRILKMLDHPFLPTLYAQFDASHYSCVVMEYCCGGDLHTLRHRQSGKCFSLSSARFYAAEVLVALEYLHMLGIVYRDLKPENVLVRSDGHIMLSDFDLSLCSDAIPAVEFPDSSPGPNSASDLPSTCSARKASSFGCLPNRLFRSRKVRTVSKTRQFVAEPVTARSCSFVGTHEYVSPEVAAGKSHGNAVDWWALGIFIYELIYGRTPFSGGNNEATLRNIVKLPLHFPTGSPSSGSEMYARDLISRLLVKDPVQRLGSKRGAAEVKTHPFFKGVNFALIRSSMPPEIPGLRQSKVTSSSESCRYTRKSSTMTTTAFDYF; encoded by the exons ATGTTCGAGTTTCTCCCAGAATCAGAGTGTGAGAACAGTTCCGAAACTCTTAATTCTAGTCAGAGCTCGATGAGCAGCGAGAGTTGCAGTAGCTTAGGTCGTCTTTCGTTTGATGCTCTTGAAATTCCTGCGAAGACGTCTTCTCAGTCTTCTTCGGAGAATCTCAAATTGAAGCCCCACAGGTCATCGGATTCTGCCTGGGAAGCCATACGCTTAGCATCTTCTGGCCGAAAAGAAGGCTTGAACTATAGAGATTTCAAGCTTGTTCGTCTTATTGGAAGTGGCGACCTTGGGCACGTTTATCTCTGCCGTCTCAGGAGCTCTTGCTCTGGCGAAGGGAGCTGTTTTTACGCCATGAAAGTGGTGGACAAAGAAGCACTggtattaaagaaaaaaattgagagGTCTGAAACAGAGAAAAGAATTCTGAAGATGTTGGATCATCCATTCTTGCCGACTCTGTACGCTCAATTTGATGCTTCACATTACTCTTGCGTAGTGATGGAGTACTGCTGTGGTGGTGATTTGCATACTCTCAGACACAGACAGTCTGGAAAATGTTTCTCATTGAGCTCTGCAAG GTTTTATGCGGCGGAGGTTCTTGTAGCCTTGGAGTACCTTCACATGCTGGGAATCGTCTACAGAGACCTAAAGCCGGAGAACGTGTTGGTCAGATCGGACGGACATATTATGCTCTCCGATTTTGACCTCTCCCTCTGCTCTGATGCAATCCCAGCCGTCGAGTTTCCTGATTCCTCTCCTGGCCCGAACTCAGCTTCTGACCTTCCGTCAACCTGCAGTGCACGTAAAGCTTCCTCATTTGGTTGCCTTCCCAACCGGCTTTTCCGGTCACGGAAGGTAAGAACTGTGTCAAAGACCCGGCAGTTTGTCGCCGAGCCGGTGACTGCCCGGTCATGCTCATTCGTGGGAACCCACGAGTACGTCTCACCAGAAGTTGCCGCTGGTAAATCACACGGTAATGCTGTGGACTGGTGGGCCCTAGGAATTTTCATCTACGAGCTGATCTACGGCCGTACGCCTTTCTCAGGTGGGAACAACGAAGCTACGCTGCGAAACATTGTGAAACTTCCCCTGCACTTCCCGACGGGATCTCCGTCAAGTGGGTCAGAAATGTACGCTCGAGATCTGATCTCAAGGTTGCTGGTCAAAGATCCTGTTCAAAGGCTCGGGTCCAAGAGAGGCGCCGCTGAGGTGAAGACACATCCCTTCTTTAAGGGAGTAAATTTCGCTCTCATACGGTCGTCTATGCCGCCGGAAATTCCTGGTCTCCGGCAATCTAAGGTTACGTCGTCATCGGAGTCGTGTAGGTATACGAGGAAATCGTCGACAATGACGACGACGGCTTTTGACTACTTTTGA